A stretch of Branchiostoma lanceolatum isolate klBraLanc5 chromosome 14, klBraLanc5.hap2, whole genome shotgun sequence DNA encodes these proteins:
- the LOC136448274 gene encoding gastrula zinc finger protein XlCGF57.1-like isoform X2 — translation MATIEPDKVYSCTECFYKTNFRHSFNRHAKTHDENRARPYRCELCEYSAPDMVSLTSHVSMHNPTQEYTCDQCDFKTRHASSLRTHHRRHVGVRRFNCEHCDYSAFRRETLEAHVLAVHMNHRPHVCKLCGHKAAKKSALTAHMKVHTGEKPYKCTECDYAGSKRMHLDRHMARHTGIYPFTCTECDYRSAREADLRRHMGVHTGRKPYKCPHCDYSVTRTSTLKTHMARHTGVKPFTCEECGYKTADKSSLIRHIMIHTGDRPYKCELCDYGSVRKRELTNHIKRKHQK, via the coding sequence ATGGCCACTATTGAACCGGACAAAGTCTACAGCTGTACTGAATGTTTCTACAAAACAAATTTCAGGCACTCTTTCAATCGGCATGCCAAAACACACGACGAAAACCGGGCCAGACCCTACCGATGCGAGCTGTGCGAATACAGTGCACCGGACATGGTCTCTTTAACCAGCCATGTGTCCATGCACAACCCCACGCAAGAGTACACCTGCGACCAGTGTGATTTTAAGACACGTCACGCGTCTTCTTTACGTACACATCACCGCCGGCACGTCGGCGTGAGACGGTTCAACTGCGAGCACTGCGACTACTCCGCGTTTCGCAGGGAGACGCTGGAAGCTCACGTCCTCGCCGTTCACATGAACCACCGTCCGCACGTCTGCAAACTATGCGGACACAAGGCAGCTAAGAAGAGCGCTCTAACGGCACACATGAAGGTTCACACCggagaaaaaccttacaagtgtacAGAATGCGACTATGCCGGATCGAAACGAATGCATTTAGACAGACACATGGCAAGGCACACCGGGATCTATCCGTTCACTTGTACAGAGTGTGACTACCGAAGTGCGCGGGAAGCGGACTTACGTAGACACATGGGAGTCCACACGGGACGAAAGCCGTATAAATGTCCGCATTGTGACTACTCCGTAACTAGAACGAGCACCCTTAAGACGCACATGGCACGACACACCGGTGTCAAGCCGTTTACGTGCGAGGAGTGCGGCTACAAGACGGCGGATAAGTCCAGTTTGATCAGGCACATTATGATTCATACAGGGGACAGGCCGTACAAATGTGAGCTCTGTGACTACGGCTCGGTTAGGAAAAGGGAACTGACGAATCACATCAAAAGAAAACACCAGAAATGA